Proteins encoded by one window of Lasioglossum baleicum chromosome 4, iyLasBale1, whole genome shotgun sequence:
- the Lac gene encoding septate junction protein lachesin isoform X2, whose amino-acid sequence MKTVYTFLAFAFLQTVKGQRSPTISYISQEQIKDIGETVEFRCSVQYSQEYPVLWTKINKDIANEQMPLSHGSSLIIRDTRFALRYDEATSTFILQVKDIQETDAGIYQCKIIISSITYVTAKVDLQVRRPPVISDNSTRALVVSEGQPVQLDCYAGGFPSPRISWRRENNAILPTGGSIYRGNTLKIPAIRKEDRGTYYCVAENGVGRGARRNINVEVEFAPVITAPRPRLGQALQYDMDLECHVEAYPPPAILWLKDDVQLSNNQHYSISHFATADQYTDTTIRVITIEKRQFGEYTCRAANKLGTAETKVELFEISTPNINYSGLRWAAASRCHLSEWLLVVLWFIILNRY is encoded by the exons ATGAAAACTGTTTACACGTTTTTGGCGTTTGCCTTTTTACAAACAG TAAAGGGTCAACGTTCACCAACAATATCTTACATTTCTCAAGAACAAATTAAAGATATCGGAGAAACTGTAGAGTTTCGTTGCTCTGTTCAATATTCACAAGAATATCCAGTTTTgtggacaaaaattaataaagatATCGCCAATGAACAAATGCCACTATCGCACGGTAGTTCCTTGATCATAAGGGACACTAGGTTTGCCCTCAGATACGATGAGGCAACGTCTACGTTTATATTGCAG gTGAAAGATATACAAGAAACTGACGCAGGAATTTatcaatgcaaaataataatatctTCAATTACTTATGTAACTGCAAAGGTTGATTTGCAAGTTCGTAGACCACCTGTGATAAGCGATAATTCAACCAGAGCACTTGTTGTCAGCGAAGGACAACCAGTGCAACTGGATTGTTACGCTGGTGGTTTTCCTTCACCCAGAATTTCATGGCGTAGAGAAAATAATGCCATCTTACCAACGGGTGGATCAATTTATCG TGGTAACACATTGAAGATTCCTGCAATTCGCAAAGAAGATCGTGGAACATACTATTGTGTTGCTGAAAATGGTGTAGGACGTGGAGCTAGACGTAATATTAATGTTGAAGTTGAATTCGCGCCTGTGATTACAGCACCTAGACCACGTCTTGGTCAAGCCTTACAGTATGATATGGATTTGGAATGTCACGTAGAGGCATATCCTCCACCAGCTATCCTTTGGTTAAAGGACGATGTACAATTATCGAATAATCAGCATTATAGTATATCGCATTTTGCGACAGCCGATCAATACACTGATACAACGATTAGAGTGATTACTATTGAGAAAAGACAATTCGGAGAGTATACCTGCAGAGCTGCTAATAAGTTAGGTACTGCAGAAACGAAGGTAGAACTGTTTG AAATCTCCACGCCAAATATTAACTACTCGGGACTTCGATGGGCAGCAGCAAGTCGGTGCCATCTATCTGAATGGTTGCTGGTAGTACTGTGGTTCATCATTCTCAATAGATACTAG
- the Lac gene encoding septate junction protein lachesin isoform X1: protein MKTVYTFLAFAFLQTVKGQRSPTISYISQEQIKDIGETVEFRCSVQYSQEYPVLWTKINKDIANEQMPLSHGSSLIIRDTRFALRYDEATSTFILQVKDIQETDAGIYQCKIIISSITYVTAKVDLQVRRPPVISDNSTRALVVSEGQPVQLDCYAGGFPSPRISWRRENNAILPTGGSIYRGNTLKIPAIRKEDRGTYYCVAENGVGRGARRNINVEVEFAPVITAPRPRLGQALQYDMDLECHVEAYPPPAILWLKDDVQLSNNQHYSISHFATADQYTDTTIRVITIEKRQFGEYTCRAANKLGTAETKVELFETTVPVCPPACGQARYGAGVVPLSSGPLIVLVLMLTVVMRNLHAKY, encoded by the exons ATGAAAACTGTTTACACGTTTTTGGCGTTTGCCTTTTTACAAACAG TAAAGGGTCAACGTTCACCAACAATATCTTACATTTCTCAAGAACAAATTAAAGATATCGGAGAAACTGTAGAGTTTCGTTGCTCTGTTCAATATTCACAAGAATATCCAGTTTTgtggacaaaaattaataaagatATCGCCAATGAACAAATGCCACTATCGCACGGTAGTTCCTTGATCATAAGGGACACTAGGTTTGCCCTCAGATACGATGAGGCAACGTCTACGTTTATATTGCAG gTGAAAGATATACAAGAAACTGACGCAGGAATTTatcaatgcaaaataataatatctTCAATTACTTATGTAACTGCAAAGGTTGATTTGCAAGTTCGTAGACCACCTGTGATAAGCGATAATTCAACCAGAGCACTTGTTGTCAGCGAAGGACAACCAGTGCAACTGGATTGTTACGCTGGTGGTTTTCCTTCACCCAGAATTTCATGGCGTAGAGAAAATAATGCCATCTTACCAACGGGTGGATCAATTTATCG TGGTAACACATTGAAGATTCCTGCAATTCGCAAAGAAGATCGTGGAACATACTATTGTGTTGCTGAAAATGGTGTAGGACGTGGAGCTAGACGTAATATTAATGTTGAAGTTGAATTCGCGCCTGTGATTACAGCACCTAGACCACGTCTTGGTCAAGCCTTACAGTATGATATGGATTTGGAATGTCACGTAGAGGCATATCCTCCACCAGCTATCCTTTGGTTAAAGGACGATGTACAATTATCGAATAATCAGCATTATAGTATATCGCATTTTGCGACAGCCGATCAATACACTGATACAACGATTAGAGTGATTACTATTGAGAAAAGACAATTCGGAGAGTATACCTGCAGAGCTGCTAATAAGTTAGGTACTGCAGAAACGAAGGTAGAACTGTTTG AAACAACTGTCCCTGTGTGTCCACCAGCTTGTGGTCAAGCCCGTTATGGGGCTGGAGTAGTACCATTGTCTTCAGGACCCTTGATAGTCTTAGTTTTAATGCTTACAGTTGTCATGAG AAATCTCCACGCCAAATATTAA
- the LOC143207741 gene encoding D-altritol 5-dehydrogenase encodes MEYLSFDATSKTLSLKRAEIPTPKPNEVCVKVAYAGVCGTDLHILEGSFPCKTEGPLTLGHEFSGVVHAVGSEVTSFKIGQKVVVDPNSGCNKCDCCHVGSYHFCSTGGLNTTIGIYKNGGWATHAVVPDSQVYAVPDDVELHHAALAEPLSCLAHGWNKINPVNVGLNVLVIGAGIIGLLWACLLHLRGLRKTVTVSEPQEKRSSVVAKLDLGYDVKRPDQLKPGYDLVVDCSGSGAAMQAAVPLLRSGGRLCVFGVASPQTKLTIEPYQIFKKELSIVGVNINPFTFPEGLALLKAMANTYLDFNKLGIKVYALSQYREALQALKSGDISKAVFKL; translated from the exons ATGGAGTACTTGAGCTTCGATGCGACTAGCAAAACGCTCTCGTTGAAGAGAGCCGAGATCCCGACACCAAAACCGAATGAAGTTTGTGTTAAAGTAGCGTACGCCGGAGTCTGCGGGACCGATCTTCACATTCTAGAG GGTTCATTCCCATGTAAGACAGAGGGTCCACTGACACTTGGCCATGAATTTTCGGGCGTAGTTCACGCCGTCGGCTCGGAGGTCACATCTTTCAAGATTGGTCAAAAAGTGGTTGTCGACCCCAATTCTGGTTGCAACAAATGTGACTGCTGTCACGTTGGATCATACCATTTTTGCAGTACCGGTGGTTTAAACACTACCATAGGAATCTATAAAAATGGCGGATGGGCCACTCACGCTGTCGTACCTGATTCACAG GTTTATGCGGTTCCCGATGACGTCGAGCTGCATCATGCCGCCCTCGCCGAGCCACTGTCTTGTTTGGCCCACGGATGGAACAAGATTAATCCTGTTAACGTCGGTCTTAATGTACTCGTAATTGGCGCTGGTATAATTGGCCTTTTGTGGGCCTGCCTATTGCATTTACGTGGTCTCAGGAAAACCGTAACGGTCAGCGAACCTCAAGAGAAACGAAGCAGCGTGGTAGCAAAACTCG ATTTGGGTTACGACGTAAAGCGTCCGGATCAATTAAAACCAGGATACGATTTAGTTGTTGACTGCAGCGGCTCCGGTGCAGCTATGCAAGCAGCTGTGCCATTGTTGCGAAGCGGTGGCCGTTTATGCGTCTTTGGCGTCGCCAGTCCTCAAACAAAATTAACCATCGAGCCGTACCAG attttcaaGAAAGAATTGAGCATTGTCGGTGTAAACATAAATCCGTTTACATTCCCGGAAGGATTGGCTCTGTTAAAAGCGATGGCCAACACATATCTTGATTTCAATAAGTTAGGTATTAAGGTATACGCTTTGTCTCAATatcgggaggctctgcaagcacTGAAAAGTGGAGACATCAGCAAAGCAGTGTTTAAACTGTAG